One Paenibacillus sp. FSL H7-0737 DNA segment encodes these proteins:
- a CDS encoding ABC transporter permease, which yields MKFKKTILAVMGIILVVLFFNMFTAYQKNETKLTLEVQVNSDRPDDYQLFYIMNKDQEWTEEQSLHQNYERTGDWVNIEFDLPKDVYSLRLDLGNQKAIVKIKDVKLTGNSSVNVPLGKIISEEHEVKITSQKEKQIELQVLDSDPFVILDIKAHRDAAIEGNSFLTIALVSLSSVVATLISLYIINSIKEVYKFMKEIFIGRKLIFSLAKNDFKTKYASSYLGIVWGFIQPLLTIVTYWFVFQVGLRSGSVSDVPFILWFIVAIIPWFFFSEALSSATNVYTEYSYLVKKVVFKIELLPIVKIISALFVHLFFILFIFVMYTGYGYYPNLYSFQMLYYLICTIMLVFSVSLVTSAIVLFFKDLNQIIIIILQIGFWFTPIGWSYAMLSDFWSKIFKLNPMFYIVEGYRDTFIRGVAFIDHPYYTLYFWMFCLAMLVVGIKSLKKLKPHFADVI from the coding sequence ATGAAATTTAAAAAAACGATACTCGCTGTAATGGGAATTATCTTGGTGGTTTTATTCTTTAATATGTTTACTGCATATCAAAAAAATGAAACTAAATTAACTCTTGAGGTTCAAGTGAATTCAGATCGGCCGGATGATTACCAGCTATTTTACATTATGAATAAAGATCAGGAATGGACAGAAGAACAATCTCTTCATCAAAACTACGAGCGAACAGGAGATTGGGTAAATATTGAATTTGATTTACCGAAAGATGTATACTCCCTTAGGTTAGATCTGGGTAATCAAAAGGCTATAGTTAAGATTAAAGATGTTAAGTTAACAGGTAACTCTAGTGTAAATGTTCCACTTGGGAAAATAATAAGTGAAGAGCATGAAGTGAAAATAACAAGCCAGAAAGAAAAGCAAATAGAACTACAAGTACTTGATTCAGATCCGTTTGTAATTTTAGATATTAAAGCACACCGGGATGCCGCAATAGAGGGAAATAGTTTTCTGACTATTGCATTGGTTTCATTAAGTAGTGTGGTTGCAACATTAATTAGTCTGTATATTATTAACTCTATTAAAGAAGTTTATAAATTTATGAAAGAGATATTTATTGGGAGAAAGCTGATTTTCAGCTTAGCTAAAAATGATTTTAAAACTAAGTATGCGTCATCCTATTTGGGGATAGTATGGGGGTTCATTCAACCACTACTAACCATCGTAACCTACTGGTTTGTATTTCAGGTAGGGTTACGAAGTGGTAGTGTATCGGATGTTCCATTTATTTTGTGGTTTATAGTTGCCATAATTCCATGGTTTTTCTTCTCAGAGGCTCTATCTAGTGCTACAAATGTGTACACAGAGTATAGTTATCTTGTCAAGAAGGTTGTATTTAAGATTGAACTTCTTCCTATAGTAAAGATTATTTCGGCTTTATTCGTACATCTGTTTTTTATTTTATTTATCTTTGTTATGTATACTGGTTATGGATATTACCCTAATTTATACAGTTTTCAGATGTTATATTATTTAATTTGTACAATCATGCTTGTCTTTTCGGTATCGCTGGTCACTTCTGCAATTGTGTTGTTTTTTAAAGATTTAAATCAAATTATAATAATAATTTTGCAAATAGGATTTTGGTTCACACCTATTGGATGGTCATACGCTATGCTATCTGATTTTTGGAGTAAAATTTTTAAATTAAATCCTATGTTTTATATAGTAGAAGGATATAGGGATACATTCATTAGAGGAGTGGCTTTTATAGATCATCCTTACTATACACTTTACTTTTGGATGTTCTGTTTAGCTATGCTAGTAGTTGGGATAAAAAGTCTGAAAAAGCTGAAGCCGCATTTCGCAGATGTAATATAA
- a CDS encoding O-antigen ligase family protein, giving the protein MSKPVYGKNAAQSRNVEKTVSPIWALVIAFILFLCWAPFQVGLFNGQQLDFEKPIYVSALVSGLLLLVCVGLYYKKFKLDEQRDLVASASILLPLTYALSLFVAVSHYMAMNMLFIQSMYVAVFIIAFYLLKQKQVNVVIQNAILAIAYFIVGFGLLNWLGSNKLAGALVGWFSNTVRNNIYLDAVMTDSNGLRLTSIFQYANTYAAFLMAFLFVAIFALIRSKKWYGTVTHSFMLVPIIVSILLTLSRGGLVLLPVVFILLLLFLKPAQQILWILHLGAAGIASLLITTPVTNLGLELNTNFTSSGALKGWGYLLGASIAVAIVSWIIQRFVAPWLEEKLSNWSSRKLTGLWIPLGSVALVGIVAFLLIGTSAKNILPSNMATRLENINFQQHSVLERITFYKDAMKVVKDYPILGAGGGGWSSLYEHYQNNPYTSRQVHNFFLQYLIEVGILGFIVFMGFILYIFYKYIRGYVKRDKNDFENGFFYLIIALSILVHSLLDFNMSYAFMGILVFLGLAGMAVVMDSKQLRKSWNKTGLRLGYSAVLTVGTIFLLFLSISYIGSSNAALKGKNLFGVSNSYEEIKKPLTEALKTRPGHPESVLYLSSLDQQVFSQNQDEQFLNEAYNVLTRAIKDEPYNKNILAQLVSYYDLKGQSDLAYGVYRDNADKFNWDIDWYETLISRSFALGQQALNQKNEANKQEYFDAALEAYEHVLAGIEHLKTLPPEQLQGRPFSVTPTIALNIAKIQQISGQAEAATATLKLGFNESYADIISSGTLWDMNWYDALISRSYELAEQARAGQDDAGKLLNLKIGLQAYNQVAGDHETLTPSIALNVGRIQLMSGQLQNAIKTLKLGLIDDYTNATNREIARWYLAALKKSNNEDQAIYDKLIAADPAEAAQVETIANSKF; this is encoded by the coding sequence GTGTCGAAACCAGTATACGGTAAAAACGCCGCTCAGTCGAGAAATGTTGAAAAGACAGTAAGTCCGATATGGGCATTGGTTATTGCTTTCATTTTATTTTTGTGTTGGGCCCCATTTCAAGTGGGATTATTTAACGGACAGCAGTTAGACTTCGAGAAGCCTATATATGTGTCAGCACTAGTAAGTGGACTTTTGCTGCTAGTCTGTGTTGGCTTATACTACAAAAAATTCAAACTAGATGAACAGAGGGACTTAGTGGCTTCAGCTTCAATATTACTGCCTCTGACTTATGCTCTATCATTGTTTGTCGCAGTTTCGCATTATATGGCGATGAATATGTTGTTTATTCAGAGCATGTATGTTGCAGTCTTCATTATAGCCTTTTATCTCTTGAAGCAAAAGCAAGTAAATGTTGTCATTCAAAATGCCATTCTAGCAATTGCTTATTTCATAGTAGGGTTTGGACTACTAAATTGGTTGGGGAGTAACAAACTAGCGGGAGCTCTAGTGGGTTGGTTCTCAAACACCGTAAGAAATAATATCTACTTAGATGCAGTAATGACGGACTCTAACGGACTTCGTCTGACTTCGATCTTTCAATATGCAAATACCTACGCAGCGTTCCTAATGGCTTTTCTATTTGTAGCTATATTCGCTCTTATTCGCTCTAAAAAATGGTATGGAACGGTCACACATAGCTTTATGTTAGTTCCCATCATTGTATCAATCTTATTAACATTATCTCGTGGTGGTCTTGTATTGCTACCTGTCGTATTTATATTGCTGCTGCTATTTCTGAAACCCGCACAGCAAATTCTCTGGATTCTTCATCTTGGTGCCGCTGGCATTGCTTCGTTACTCATTACGACTCCAGTGACTAACCTAGGATTAGAATTAAATACGAATTTCACTTCTTCCGGCGCCTTGAAAGGTTGGGGATATCTACTTGGAGCTTCAATCGCTGTAGCTATAGTATCTTGGATCATTCAGAGGTTTGTCGCCCCTTGGCTAGAGGAGAAGCTCAGCAATTGGTCGTCGCGTAAACTGACAGGTCTATGGATTCCTCTTGGTTCTGTTGCACTCGTCGGAATTGTAGCTTTCCTACTAATTGGTACAAGCGCAAAAAATATCTTACCTAGCAATATGGCAACTCGTCTTGAGAACATCAACTTCCAGCAACATAGTGTTCTTGAACGGATTACTTTTTATAAGGATGCGATGAAGGTAGTTAAGGACTATCCGATCCTTGGTGCTGGTGGTGGAGGATGGTCCTCACTATACGAGCATTATCAGAACAACCCTTACACTAGCCGGCAAGTGCACAACTTCTTTTTACAATACTTGATTGAGGTTGGGATCCTTGGTTTCATCGTATTTATGGGGTTCATTTTGTATATTTTCTATAAGTACATTCGTGGGTATGTGAAACGCGATAAAAATGATTTTGAGAATGGTTTCTTTTATCTAATCATTGCATTATCCATTCTTGTGCATAGTCTACTTGATTTCAATATGAGTTATGCCTTTATGGGAATACTCGTTTTCCTTGGACTGGCGGGCATGGCAGTTGTAATGGATAGCAAACAGCTACGTAAAAGTTGGAATAAAACTGGTTTGCGGCTTGGATATTCCGCTGTTCTCACGGTAGGCACTATATTCTTGTTATTCCTCTCGATTAGCTATATCGGTTCCAGTAATGCTGCCCTAAAGGGTAAAAATCTATTCGGAGTTAGTAATTCTTACGAGGAAATTAAGAAACCATTAACGGAGGCTTTAAAAACACGTCCAGGTCATCCAGAATCAGTCTTATACCTATCCTCTTTAGATCAACAGGTTTTTAGCCAGAATCAGGATGAGCAATTTCTTAATGAGGCTTATAACGTACTGACTCGCGCAATAAAAGATGAGCCATACAATAAGAATATTCTAGCTCAATTAGTAAGCTATTATGACTTAAAAGGCCAAAGTGATCTTGCATACGGTGTTTACCGTGACAATGCTGATAAGTTCAACTGGGATATTGATTGGTACGAAACTCTCATCAGTCGTTCCTTTGCATTGGGTCAGCAAGCACTTAATCAAAAGAATGAAGCTAATAAACAGGAATATTTCGATGCAGCACTTGAAGCCTATGAGCACGTTCTTGCTGGTATAGAGCACCTAAAGACGCTTCCACCTGAGCAATTGCAAGGACGTCCGTTCTCGGTAACACCAACGATTGCATTAAACATCGCCAAAATTCAGCAGATTTCTGGACAAGCAGAAGCTGCCACTGCAACCTTGAAGCTTGGCTTTAATGAAAGTTACGCAGATATCATTAGCAGTGGAACGCTGTGGGATATGAACTGGTATGATGCGCTCATCAGCCGTTCTTACGAACTGGCAGAACAAGCTCGTGCCGGGCAAGATGATGCAGGTAAATTGCTTAATCTCAAGATTGGACTCCAGGCTTACAACCAAGTTGCTGGTGATCATGAAACCCTTACACCAAGTATTGCTCTAAATGTGGGTAGAATTCAGTTAATGTCCGGGCAGTTACAAAATGCTATTAAGACCTTAAAGCTTGGTCTTATCGACGATTATACGAATGCAACGAATCGTGAAATAGCCCGTTGGTACCTTGCTGCATTGAAAAAATCAAACAATGAGGATCAAGCGATCTATGATAAGCTGATTGCAGCAGATCCTGCGGAAGCAGCACAGGTCGAGACAATCGCAAATTCAAAGTTTTAA
- the galU gene encoding UTP--glucose-1-phosphate uridylyltransferase GalU, protein MKIRKAIIPAAGLGTRFLPATKAMPKEMLPIVDKPTIQYIVEEAVASGIEDIIIVTGKGKRAIEDHFDNSFELEFNLAEKQKWELLESVRKSSEMADIHYIRQKEPRGLGHAIWCARKFIGNEPFAVLLGDDIVESEKPCLKQMMEVYEQYKSSIVGVQPVPWEEVSRYGLVDGTELAERVYKANRLVEKPKREDAPSNLAILGRYILTPRIFDMLGEQQVGVGGEIQLTDAISRLSEVERIIAYDFEGKRHDVGEKMGFIQTTIHYALQHEELKDDLLRYMKELVDSEVAKAGL, encoded by the coding sequence ATGAAGATCCGTAAAGCCATTATCCCCGCTGCAGGTCTTGGTACCCGTTTTTTGCCTGCAACCAAAGCAATGCCTAAAGAAATGTTACCGATAGTAGATAAACCGACGATCCAATATATTGTCGAAGAAGCAGTTGCTTCAGGAATTGAGGATATTATTATCGTGACGGGGAAAGGGAAACGTGCGATTGAAGACCATTTCGACAACTCTTTTGAACTGGAGTTTAACTTAGCAGAAAAGCAGAAGTGGGAACTTCTTGAATCCGTTCGCAAATCCTCCGAAATGGCTGATATCCATTACATTCGCCAAAAAGAACCAAGAGGTCTCGGTCACGCGATTTGGTGTGCGCGTAAATTCATTGGTAATGAGCCGTTTGCTGTTTTACTAGGTGATGATATTGTGGAGTCGGAGAAACCCTGTCTCAAACAGATGATGGAAGTATACGAGCAGTACAAATCCTCTATTGTGGGTGTCCAACCTGTGCCTTGGGAAGAAGTTTCCCGCTATGGATTGGTGGATGGAACTGAGTTAGCTGAACGGGTCTATAAGGCCAATCGCCTTGTAGAGAAGCCGAAGAGAGAAGATGCTCCTTCTAATCTAGCGATTCTAGGGCGGTACATCTTAACTCCACGCATCTTTGATATGCTTGGTGAGCAGCAGGTGGGTGTAGGTGGAGAAATTCAACTGACGGATGCCATTTCCCGCCTAAGTGAAGTGGAGCGGATTATTGCTTATGACTTTGAAGGCAAACGTCATGACGTTGGTGAGAAGATGGGCTTCATTCAGACCACCATTCATTATGCACTTCAGCATGAAGAGCTTAAAGATGACTTACTTCGTTATATGAAAGAGCTTGTAGATAGTGAAGTTGCTAAGGCAGGTTTATAA
- a CDS encoding stalk domain-containing protein, whose translation MGFKVLKQGLCAMLALLLLFSILPIPTVRAAETDKLQLSLKVGSTSATVNGKKVTIERPYMENGTVMVPLGVFKKTFGSTVSLEGNDVVKVTYGSHTGLMTIGSISAWKDATKVKLTSAPRMVSGVLMVPLRFVASILGATLSQGNGGELIITLAPADNEGDVPVDTGIDSDVGKTQIGNSYYRWTLNYPSGLIAGNSGGDESVATFSSADNLYYLEIHASDQAVAVDADGLLEQLVREVELGSELILDRESFPKASVPYARLVSKDSSGALWENRLIYAEGRLYEIYLTDEKATNYKDLAKYAGLLSSFRPSFDTKDNKIRDLSTVKNGLSEAYNEDYGISLQVPAAWTKDDQHFYYESKQGSHLSVAITSAPAGSTLESWAEELKTKTQENFVADAYVFKDSMKSEISGVPAQISETQLNFGNGWATEYQALVLKNGYRYYFEYVTPAGQEDDKAKFKAIISSIDIDFDLLKENFGRLASDDYKTIKNKTITKVSKRYGYAIDIPRLWTPNQDVFETQLVEYRFIGGRFQINSKPEGSIDYAVNMLKDSYQNKNNDPKGPRIESIVESTFAGVSATILNVHQIKNGVPLRSKHVVFGKNEVVYTITVTLNDANATAEQQALLDKTLQSFRFTGNE comes from the coding sequence ATGGGCTTTAAAGTTTTAAAACAAGGATTGTGTGCGATGCTGGCCTTATTATTGCTATTTTCTATATTACCGATACCAACCGTACGGGCAGCAGAAACAGACAAGCTGCAGCTGAGTCTTAAAGTTGGCAGTACTTCTGCTACGGTGAATGGCAAGAAGGTGACTATCGAGCGGCCTTATATGGAGAACGGAACGGTTATGGTACCGCTCGGGGTTTTTAAAAAGACATTTGGCAGCACGGTTTCCTTAGAAGGAAATGATGTAGTGAAAGTAACGTACGGCTCTCATACAGGGTTAATGACGATTGGTAGTATTAGTGCCTGGAAGGATGCGACTAAAGTTAAACTCACCTCCGCGCCTCGGATGGTTTCAGGTGTGTTGATGGTGCCGCTGCGTTTTGTGGCCAGTATACTGGGTGCAACCCTCTCCCAGGGTAACGGTGGTGAGCTGATCATTACCTTAGCTCCTGCTGACAATGAAGGCGATGTGCCAGTGGATACTGGTATTGATAGCGATGTGGGGAAGACGCAAATTGGGAACAGCTATTATCGATGGACACTAAATTATCCGTCTGGACTGATTGCTGGAAATAGCGGTGGTGATGAGAGTGTGGCTACCTTCTCCAGTGCGGACAATCTTTATTATTTGGAGATTCATGCAAGTGATCAGGCAGTTGCTGTTGATGCAGATGGGCTATTAGAACAACTAGTCCGGGAAGTCGAGTTAGGCAGTGAACTGATATTAGACCGGGAGTCGTTCCCGAAAGCCTCTGTACCCTATGCACGATTGGTCAGTAAAGATTCTAGCGGAGCACTCTGGGAAAACAGGCTGATCTATGCTGAAGGTAGACTTTACGAGATTTATTTGACGGATGAGAAAGCCACTAATTATAAGGATTTAGCCAAATATGCGGGGTTACTGAGCTCTTTTCGGCCCTCTTTTGACACTAAGGATAACAAAATCCGTGATCTCTCTACCGTAAAGAATGGCTTAAGTGAAGCCTATAATGAGGACTATGGTATCTCACTACAGGTTCCTGCCGCTTGGACTAAGGATGACCAGCATTTTTATTATGAAAGTAAACAAGGAAGTCATTTGAGTGTGGCGATTACATCGGCACCTGCTGGTTCTACACTAGAGAGCTGGGCTGAAGAGTTGAAGACAAAAACGCAGGAGAACTTTGTAGCGGACGCTTATGTTTTTAAGGATAGCATGAAGTCTGAAATCTCCGGCGTACCTGCGCAAATAAGTGAGACACAGCTGAATTTCGGCAACGGTTGGGCGACAGAATATCAGGCACTCGTACTCAAGAATGGGTACCGTTACTATTTCGAATATGTGACACCTGCTGGACAAGAAGACGATAAGGCCAAATTTAAAGCCATTATATCCTCTATTGATATTGATTTTGATCTGTTGAAGGAGAACTTCGGGCGACTCGCTAGCGATGACTATAAGACAATCAAGAATAAAACGATAACCAAAGTATCTAAAAGATACGGCTATGCCATCGACATTCCACGTTTATGGACACCCAATCAAGATGTATTCGAGACACAGTTGGTAGAGTATCGGTTCATCGGAGGACGTTTCCAGATTAATTCGAAACCTGAGGGCTCAATCGATTATGCGGTGAATATGCTCAAAGATTCTTATCAGAATAAAAATAATGATCCTAAAGGTCCTCGCATTGAAAGTATAGTGGAGTCTACCTTTGCAGGTGTTTCTGCTACGATCCTTAATGTGCATCAAATCAAGAATGGTGTTCCTCTCCGCAGTAAGCACGTTGTTTTTGGCAAAAATGAGGTGGTCTACACGATTACTGTTACGCTGAATGATGCCAATGCTACTGCAGAACAGCAAGCTTTGTTGGATAAAACGCTGCAGTCGTTTCGGTTTACGGGGAATGAGTAG
- a CDS encoding DUF3656 domain-containing U32 family peptidase, with the protein MKEQQIRREDVELLAPAGDWDCMRAAVANGADAIFFGVEKFNARARANNFRMDELTEIMAFLHSYGVKGFLTFNILVFENELSDAKELIDACVDAGVDAVIVQDLGLVKMIREISPDFPIHGSTQMTITSPEAVEFTKPFSLERVVLGRENNLKQIKTIGEQARLPMEVFVHGALCVSYSGQCLTSEMWGGRSANRGECAQACRLPYDLMVDGEVKPMGDVTYLLSPKDLAAIDLMPELIEAGVTSFKIEGRLKSPEYVANVVSKYRKAIDRYFDGDMSKPSKEEVRELQQSFSRGFTHGFLDGTNNKKLVDGTFPKSRGVYLGTVEQILRDGVVCRIHAPLKRGDGIVFDAGDPTKKEEGGRVYDLRRKGVKLEGEAGEGWIIDIVAGRNDVDLRRLNVGDRIWKTNDPALDKALRQTYETEKPYRVFPVHVRVQGCVGEKLTTWWTDVQKNVTVRVDSELALETAQKRPMDAALLEEQFGRLGGTVFQLDALESHLQGDVIVPMRELNSIRRQAVELLAGERPKPPVYVKRAIEVYVDATRRDVAPQRAGEAELTALCRSLPQVQAALEAGVRNIYADFEFIKQFPAAVDAVRAAGASIALATPRIHMPGENGYHANILRLQPDAVLVRNTGALYYYLRRRQEQPDAVHPRLIGDFSLNIANHKAVDLFLEAGCDMVTPSYDLNIQQMVDLLEHSDTSRMEIVIHQHLPMFHTEHCVYCTFMSEGTDFTNCGRPCEEHRASLQDRIGMSHPVRVDEGCRNTVYNAVEQSGAEYLNNFRDLGVSSYRVEFLEETPEQVAEVISLYSRALRGEISGTQVWKSLKATNQLGVTRGQLVNAK; encoded by the coding sequence ATGAAAGAGCAACAAATACGCAGAGAAGACGTGGAGCTATTGGCACCTGCAGGTGACTGGGACTGCATGCGTGCGGCGGTAGCAAACGGAGCGGATGCTATCTTTTTTGGCGTAGAGAAGTTTAATGCACGGGCGAGAGCGAACAACTTTCGCATGGACGAGCTGACGGAAATTATGGCGTTTTTGCATAGCTATGGTGTGAAGGGTTTCCTGACCTTTAATATACTGGTTTTTGAAAATGAATTGTCCGATGCAAAAGAACTGATTGACGCTTGTGTAGATGCTGGCGTGGACGCGGTGATTGTACAGGATTTAGGTTTGGTCAAAATGATCCGTGAAATCTCACCGGATTTCCCGATTCATGGATCGACACAGATGACCATTACTTCCCCGGAAGCGGTCGAGTTTACTAAGCCTTTCAGTTTGGAACGTGTGGTACTCGGTCGTGAGAACAATCTGAAGCAAATTAAGACGATTGGGGAGCAAGCCCGTCTGCCGATGGAAGTATTCGTGCATGGTGCTTTATGTGTCTCTTATTCGGGTCAATGTCTGACTTCGGAAATGTGGGGCGGACGTTCCGCCAACCGCGGTGAATGCGCTCAAGCTTGCCGTCTGCCTTATGATCTGATGGTGGATGGAGAAGTTAAACCTATGGGTGATGTGACTTATTTGCTCTCCCCTAAGGATTTGGCAGCTATAGATCTTATGCCTGAGTTGATCGAGGCGGGCGTAACTTCTTTCAAAATCGAAGGGCGCCTCAAGAGTCCAGAATACGTTGCGAATGTAGTTAGTAAGTACCGTAAGGCAATTGATCGGTATTTTGATGGCGATATGTCCAAACCATCGAAGGAAGAAGTTCGTGAACTGCAACAAAGCTTCTCCCGCGGTTTCACGCATGGTTTTCTAGATGGAACGAACAATAAAAAGCTCGTAGACGGCACTTTCCCGAAAAGCCGTGGTGTATATCTCGGAACGGTTGAACAAATTCTTCGTGATGGAGTTGTCTGCCGTATTCATGCACCTCTTAAGCGGGGAGACGGAATCGTATTTGATGCAGGGGATCCGACGAAAAAAGAAGAAGGCGGACGCGTTTACGACCTTCGTCGTAAAGGTGTGAAGCTCGAAGGTGAAGCCGGAGAAGGCTGGATCATCGACATCGTAGCCGGTCGTAATGATGTGGATCTGCGTCGTCTAAATGTCGGTGACCGCATTTGGAAGACAAATGACCCTGCGTTAGACAAGGCGCTGCGCCAGACTTATGAGACAGAGAAGCCGTACCGGGTATTCCCGGTACATGTGCGAGTGCAGGGCTGCGTCGGCGAGAAGCTGACCACCTGGTGGACGGACGTTCAGAAGAACGTTACCGTCCGTGTGGACTCGGAGCTCGCGCTGGAAACAGCGCAAAAGCGTCCGATGGATGCCGCGCTGCTGGAAGAACAATTCGGCCGCCTGGGCGGAACCGTGTTCCAGCTTGACGCGCTAGAGTCGCATCTGCAAGGCGACGTCATCGTCCCTATGCGCGAGCTGAACAGCATCCGCCGCCAAGCGGTGGAGCTGCTTGCGGGCGAGCGCCCGAAACCGCCCGTGTACGTGAAACGGGCGATCGAGGTCTACGTCGACGCTACCCGCAGGGACGTCGCTCCGCAGCGCGCCGGTGAAGCGGAGCTCACCGCGCTGTGCCGCAGCCTGCCGCAGGTGCAGGCTGCGCTCGAGGCCGGCGTGAGAAACATCTACGCCGACTTCGAGTTTATCAAGCAGTTCCCGGCAGCGGTAGATGCGGTACGGGCTGCAGGGGCCAGCATCGCGCTGGCCACACCGCGCATTCATATGCCGGGCGAGAACGGCTACCACGCCAATATCCTGCGGCTGCAGCCTGATGCCGTGTTAGTACGCAACACCGGCGCGCTGTATTATTATCTGCGCCGCCGCCAAGAGCAGCCTGATGCTGTGCATCCTCGTCTGATCGGCGATTTCTCATTGAATATCGCCAATCATAAGGCAGTGGATCTGTTCCTTGAGGCAGGCTGTGACATGGTAACACCATCCTATGACCTGAACATTCAGCAGATGGTTGACCTGCTTGAACATAGTGATACTTCTCGTATGGAGATCGTTATTCACCAGCATTTGCCGATGTTCCACACAGAGCACTGTGTATACTGTACCTTCATGAGTGAAGGCACAGACTTTACGAACTGTGGCCGTCCATGTGAAGAGCATCGCGCTTCCCTGCAAGACCGTATTGGAATGTCACATCCAGTTCGTGTGGATGAAGGTTGCCGTAATACTGTCTATAACGCAGTTGAGCAGTCCGGTGCAGAGTATTTGAACAATTTCCGTGATCTAGGCGTATCCTCGTACCGCGTGGAGTTCCTGGAAGAGACACCAGAGCAAGTGGCTGAGGTAATTAGCCTGTACAGCCGCGCACTGCGTGGCGAAATCTCTGGTACACAGGTATGGAAGAGCTTGAAGGCTACCAACCAGCTGGGGGTAACACGGGGACAATTGGTAAACGCGAAGTAA
- a CDS encoding S1C family serine protease, producing the protein MKKGMGLLLCGVLLSGVWSESVYALGDTTKTVSAATTTQRDKIKNSTAAEDPVPGIIKSITPSVVGIIGKDDSGGASGPDDRYNLTHGSGIIVKSNGWIVTNAHVIKDLQNALVVTSDSKTYSIKETYLDEVSDLALIKINATSLKPAKFIPSPGKTVVGEKVVAVGTPISFSLRNSATVGVISGLNREVAAAYRLIQSDTAINPGNSGGPLVNMKGEVLGINSLKYSAVGVENMGFSIPSDTVQYIMNQLFKYGEVKHPSLGLELEPSWSSIVGLPTLDPLTVTKVISAEARKAGVAEDDVLYSIDGHRVVSLVDINELFKSYSPGTTVRLVMQSDGDIVIRKLVLTQGDPLLSEEDAGADGDEHTEE; encoded by the coding sequence GTGAAGAAAGGAATGGGCTTGCTGCTGTGCGGTGTGTTGCTGTCAGGAGTATGGAGTGAGTCGGTTTATGCGTTGGGTGATACGACTAAGACGGTTAGCGCGGCGACCACAACCCAGAGAGACAAAATCAAAAATTCAACAGCAGCGGAAGACCCCGTACCAGGGATTATTAAGAGTATCACCCCCTCCGTAGTGGGCATTATCGGCAAAGACGATAGTGGGGGGGCTAGCGGACCGGATGATCGATACAATCTGACGCATGGTTCTGGCATTATTGTGAAATCGAATGGATGGATTGTAACCAATGCACATGTCATCAAGGATCTGCAGAATGCCTTGGTAGTGACGTCGGACTCCAAAACCTACAGCATTAAAGAAACATATCTAGATGAAGTTAGTGATCTGGCCCTGATCAAAATCAATGCCACCTCCCTTAAACCTGCAAAGTTTATTCCATCGCCCGGCAAAACCGTTGTTGGTGAGAAGGTAGTGGCCGTCGGAACACCGATTAGCTTTTCTCTAAGGAATTCAGCGACCGTAGGGGTTATAAGTGGCCTTAACCGCGAAGTAGCTGCGGCTTATCGTCTGATCCAAAGTGACACAGCGATTAATCCCGGGAATAGCGGGGGCCCTCTTGTGAATATGAAGGGCGAAGTGCTGGGAATAAACAGCCTGAAATACTCAGCGGTGGGCGTGGAGAATATGGGCTTCTCTATACCGTCGGATACCGTGCAGTATATTATGAACCAGCTTTTTAAGTATGGTGAAGTAAAACACCCGAGTCTTGGATTGGAGTTGGAGCCGAGTTGGTCCTCGATTGTGGGCTTGCCAACGCTTGATCCCCTGACTGTAACCAAAGTGATTTCTGCTGAAGCACGCAAGGCGGGTGTTGCCGAAGATGACGTCTTGTACAGCATTGACGGCCACCGTGTGGTCTCACTAGTTGATATTAATGAATTGTTTAAAAGCTATTCTCCAGGTACAACGGTACGACTGGTTATGCAAAGTGATGGGGATATCGTCATCCGTAAGCTGGTGCTCACTCAGGGTGATCCCCTATTAAGTGAAGAGGATGCAGGAGCAGATGGAGACGAGCATACGGAAGAGTGA